In Candidatus Methylomirabilis sp., the genomic stretch GCGGCCCGACTCCCGCCTCGTGTGAATTCTTTCACAGACAGCGTCTCGACCCTGCTCTACCTTTAGATTGGGCCGCAGCCGAGCGGCCCGGAAGGAGGTAGGGCCCATGGAGTTTCTCGTCATCGATTTCCCACTAAGCGGCAGCCCGGCGTCCGTTGCGGTCGCGTTGGGAATGCTGGTGCTCCTCGTCGCAGGAATCCCCTACCTGGGTGCCCTCTCGGACCGGATGCGGACCCAGTCGCGGCGGCAGGAGCCGGTGCGGAAGGCCGCCTGAGATCGCTGCCCTCATCCGCCGGCTCCCGCCCTCCAGGCCGGGGGTTGGGGGCCTGGGCCCTGGCGGGTGCCCCCTCGCCGGGAGCCTGAAGAACCCGCGGCGCCGGGGGCTTCCCCGGCGCCGCGGTGTTGTCGCTCTGGCGTCCCGTGAGACGTGACGGCCTGGCGCCGCCGTCCCCTCAGTCCCCCGCTCTCCCCAGCCGACCAGGACTGCGACCCGTTCTCCCGTGCGCGGCCCAGAAGATCCGCCCGGGGTGTAACCTGTGAAGGCACTTGCATAGCACCGTCTTTGCACCTTGCGGCTAGGCTGGGAAACCCTCTACGCTCTGGGGTCGAGAGCTTGCGCCAGATGCGCGTACGAAAAAGACCTTGCCAACAGGCCTGCTAAGTGGTATCAGAACAGGTCAAAACATGCTTAGAACTGTCTAGGGCCGGTCTCATCTGTCATCACGACCTCTCAGGTCTGGACAGGCCACAAAGAGCCCGTCACCCGACGGCATGTTTTCGGATGCCTCCAAACCACAGGGAGTCCAAGACCCTGTCTGGGCGTTCAACCACCGGTGCGGGAAACGCTCGGCCGGAGAGGATGTGAGCCGGGAGCACAACACCAGTTCTCACGTCTCGCGGGACCCGCACGGCGGCAAGGCCAGTGGACGCCTCGCTCCTCCGGAGATTGCCTCGTTCCCCGCTCCCCCCCTTTGGACGACCCCCATCTCAAAGACCGCGCGGCGCGCCACAGCGTGAGACCGTTGTAGGCCGCGGCGCGAGAGGGACTGAAGCGACATTGCGGAGGGCTGTGTGGTAGGCGCGGGAGCAGGGAACGGGCTGTCCCTACGGATCCGTGCGATGGCCGTCCTCGCGGCCGTGGCGGGAGTGGCTGCCCTGGCCGTCGCCGGAGTCGTTCTCTGGCAGTTTGAGAAATCCTGGCGGGCCGATGCCCTCGACCAGCACCGCCGCGGTCATGGCCTCGGCGTGGAGATTGTCCGCGAGCATATCCACGGGCGGCGAGTGCTCATCCAGACCCTGAGCGAGACCCCCTTCATCCGTGACGCGGCGAGTCGGCGAGACTGGCGAGGCCTCCAGGCCCGCGTGCGCGCTATCCACGAAACCACAGGGGAATTCGCCACCGTATTCGTGGTGGATGCAGCCGGCATCCTGCGCGCCCACAGCACCGAGCCCGGCCTGTTCGGCCAGGACTTCTCGGGCCGGGACTACTTCCAGGCCGGCCGGTGGAGTGCGGGCCCGTACCTCTCGGCCCCGTACCTCGGGAATGCCACGCGGCAGCCGACGGTAGCTATCGTCGCTCCGATCCGGGACGAGGGCGGCCGCCTGCACGGTCTCCTCGGGGGGGCCCTGACCCTCGAGAACCTCTCCACCGTCCTGGGGCAGCGCCTGCCCGAGGGATCGCGGACGTTCCTCGTTGCCCCACCAAATCTGATTCTGACCCACCCGGATCGGTCTCGCATTCTGCAGCCGGCTGAGCGGAGCAGTCCGGCCGCCGATCGCGCCCTTGCAGGCCAGAGCGGCGAGGTCGAGTGGGTGGATGGAGAGGGTACCGGGCGGCTGAGTATGTACGCGCCGGTCCCCGAAACCCCCTGGGGCCTGATCCACTCCCTGTCGCTCGCAGAAATCGACGCGCCGATCCGGATGGGTGCCCGAGGCGCGATGGCAGCCGGCGGCTTCCTCCTGCTCCTGGCCGTTGGGGTGGGGGCAGCCCTCGGACGGCTGACCGTGCGCCCGATCCTCCACCTGGAAGCCGTGGCCCGCCGCCTGGGCGCAGGGGACCTGAGCGCCCGGGCCGGCCTGACTCGGCGGGACGAGATCGGCCGCCTCGGGCAGGCCTTCGACACCATGGCCGAGAGTCTGGCGGCCACGCAGGCAGCCCTCGCGGCAAGGGTGGCGGACCTCGACCGGCGGACCCGGGAGCTGACCATCCTGCAGCAGCTCGACCAGGGGATGCTGGCCGGCGCCCCGCCGGAGGAGACCATCCGGCACGCCCTCCAGGCCTTCGCCTCCCTGGCCGAGGCCCGCGGCTCCGGGCTGGTCCGATCTGAGAAGGAGAGTGGCCGCCTCTTTCCCGTGGCTTCCCATGTGCCCGACCCTGAAGCGAGTAAGGCTTACTATGAGACCACCCAGCCCAGGGTCGGCGAGGGGGCGGCAGGCCAGGCGATCGCCACGGGCCGGCCGGCCGCCTTCCCCGACGTGGCCGGTGCTCCTCTCGGGCGAATGCGGGAGGCCTACCTCGCCCGGGGCATCCGTGCCATCCTCGCCGTCCCTGTCCCCCTCGGGCCGGGGGAGCGGGGAGCCCTCACCGTCACCTACTCGGGTGTTCGCCCATTCTCCCCCGAGGAGATCGCGAGACTGCAGGGGCTCGGGAACCAGGTAGCGATGGTCGTCCAAACCGCCCGCCTCAAGGAAGAAGCCGCCGAGCGATGGCGGCTGGAGGAGGCCCAACGCGTCAAGAACCTCTTCCTCGCCAACATGTCCCACGAGCTGCGGACGCCGCTCAATGCCGTGATCGGCTTCAGCAGCCTGCTGGAGGAGGGCCTGCACGGGCCCCTGACGGAGAAGCAACGGCGCTACCTCGGTCACATCCACGCCAGCGGGAAGCATCTGCTGGCCCTCATCAACGACATCCTGGACCTCTCGAAGGTCGAGGCAGGGAAGATCGTCCTGGATCCCCAAACGCTCCCCCTCGAGGAGATCCTGGAGGGGGCTGTGACCGTGGTCCGCACGATGGCAGTCAAGAAGGACCTCGCCCTGACCCTCGATGCGCCAGCCGACCTGCCTCCCCTGAGGGCGGATCCGCTCCGGCTGAAGCAGATCCTCTTCAACCTCCTGAGCAACGCCGTGAAGTTCACGCCCGAGAAGGGAAGCGTCACGATCCGCGCCAGCCAGCCCGAGGCCGGCTGGATCGAGGTCGCCGTGGCGGACACCGGGGCAGGCATTGCCGCCGATGAGCTGCCCAGGCTCTTCCGGGAGTTCGTCCAGGTGAGCAGCGCCGAGGGGCGCAAACACGAGGGGGCCGGGCTGGGCCTGGCCCTGTCGAAACGGTTGGTGGAGCTGCACGGCGGCACCATCCGGGCCGAGAGTCCGGGGCGCGGGCGGGGGAGCACCTTCACTGTCCGCCTGCCCATCGTGGGGCCGGCGGAGCCCGCCGCCGTGGAGCCTGCTTTCCCCTCGCTGGCCCGACCCGAGCCCGCCGTCCCGCCGCTCGTCCTGGTTGTCGAGGACGAACCGGAGGTCGCCCGAGCCTTCGAGGGGTGCCTGGCCGACGCCGGCTACCGGGTCCTCCTTGCGCGGGATGGAGAGGAGGCCGTGCACCTGGCCGGCGTCCACCGGCCCGACGTCATCACGCTGGACCTCCTCCTTCCCGGCCAGGACGGTTGGGAGGTCATGGCAACTCTCAAACAGGATCCGGCGACCCGGGGGATCCCCGTGGTGGTTGTTTCCGTCGTCCCCAAGACCAAGGCGGGGTTCGCCGCCGGGGCCGTGGAGTATCTCGAGAAGCCCGTGAACCGGGCGGCCTTGCTGGGGGCGGTCTCCCGCTACGCCGTCCCGAAGGCGGGGCAGGCGCCGCCCCGGGTCCTGGTGGTGGATGACGATCCGATGGTGCTGGAGATGCTAGAGGACTCGCTTGGCCGAGCCGGGTACGCCGTGCAGACGGCCTCGGAGGGAGAGAGCGGGCTGACTCAAGTCCGCCGGGAAGTGCCGGACCTCATGGTCTTGGACCTCTTGATGCCGGGGCTCTCCGGATTCGATGTCCTGCAGCGGATCCGGGAAGACCGACGGACAGCAGACCTCCCGGTCATCGTGTACACCGCGGCACAACTGACGGCCTCCGACCGGGAGCGGCTGAACGCGCAGATGGCCAGCCTGGTACAAAAGAGCGGGCCGATAGACGCGTCGCTCCTGCAGGAGGTCGCCCGCCACGCGCCTCCCCCGCCTTCCCGCCCCGCGTAGCGGTGTTCGGTGCCCTCGCCGGGCCTTGAGGAGAGGCTACTGGCGCAGCCCCGGCGGGGGGGAGCCGAGGCGCCGGGCCAGCTCGGCGGCGATCGCCTCCCGCATCTCCCAGCGGCTCACGGCCCGTTCCCCTTCCGCGTCCCAGAGGAAGGCGAAGGCATTGACGGCGGCGCCCGTCTGCGCCGCAGGAAACCGGTCATTGACCCGGTAGCCGAGCCACCCGAGAGGACAGCGGGCATCCTCCCCCGCCTCCCAGTCCCCCCGGAGGATGAGGCGCTTCCCCGGGGTGAGGTGCCGACCCTCCCCGTTGCTGACCTCGACCGGTGCCCAGTCGTCCAGGACCGCCAGGAACCGCTCGAGTCCCTCGATCCCAGCCCGCCGGATCAGGTGTCCGAAGGCCCCTACCGCGTCGCCCATTGCACCCACCTCCCTGGATCGCTTATAGGGATGGCCGGGAACGATGTCAAGGGCGGGTGCGCTCCCCCCGCTCGTGGATGGCTTGACGTCAGACCCAGGCCGGGCTACCGTTCCGGGGACTCCATGGCACCAAGATCGAGCGCGAGAGGAGACCCCTGATGGCAGGCGGGCCCGAGAAGCCAAAGGCCCAGCGCTTCCCCCTGGTCCTCCGGGTTGCCTGGCGGCCGAAGACGGGAGTCGGGACGGAGCCGCCCCGGGCCCAGGTCGGCGAGACCGCCGACGTGAGCGAACATGGCCTCTGCCTGAAGCTTCCGGTATGCCTGGATCGGGGGAGCCTCCTGGAGGTCGCCGTCCGGACGCCGGAGGACACGATCCGCCTTTCCGGGAAGGTCGTCTGGAGCCGGCAGGAGGCGTCGGCGCCCTTCGCGCACGGCATGGTGGTGGCCCCGGAAACCCCGAAGGATCGCCTGGCCTGGGAACTTCTCCTCTTCGAGCAGACCCGGGGAGCGCAGGAGCGCCCCGCGCGCCTGGGCGTGGCCTTCCCTCTCTCCTGCCAGACGGTGGCCGGGGCCCTCGAGGCCACGGCCCGCAACGTGAGCCCGGGGGGCGTCTGCCTCCTGCTCCCCCGGGTGCTGGCCGAGGGGGAGGAGCTGGTCCTCCTCGTTCCGCAGCCATCGGGCTTGCTCGAGGTCAACGGCCGGGTTGCCTGGGCGGAAGAGGAGCCCGACGAAGCCGGTCTCACCGCGCACGGCATCGCCTTCGTGAACCCCACGACCGCCCAGACCGCCATGGATGCACTCCTGGAAGCCCATCGCCGCGCGGCCCCGGCCACGTAAGATCCCGTGCAGCGGCCGCGGGGCCGCCGAGGATAGAGGCGGCGGCCGCCTTCATGAAGCCGGATGAGCCGGTGATGGGGGGGGCGAAGGCCTTTTCCCTCTGGCAGCTCCACGCCCACAAGATTTACCCGGAGACGGCTGTCTGGAGGCCCAGCTAGCCCGCGGGAGGGGGCGCGGGTGTCGCCCCGCTAAAGGCTCGCGGGCTCGTGCCCGTTCTCTTCTTCAACGGGCCGGCCGAAGAGGTCTGAGACCCGATCCAGCCCGAGCTCCCGCCGCATCTCGGCGACAAAACCCGCGAATTCCTCGGTCAACGCCGGCGGCAGGTCGAGGAACTGGATGCCCATCCCCTGGGGATAGCTCCGCCCCGGCCGGGGGTTGCTCCAGACGACCTTGCCGCGGACCTGGAACTCCTCGCCGAGGCCGGGGAGGCGGAACCGGAGAGCCAGGAGCCTGTTGACGGTGAGCGGCTCCGCCGTGCGGACGAAGATCCCGCTCTGGCTCAGGTTCACGGAGCGCCCGCTCAGAACCGTGTCGTAGTCCACCCGGACTTCGATCGGGACCCGGGGGTCCGGGGGCCGTCCCTGGACGAGCACGGCCTCCACGAAGGCCCGCTCGAGCGCCCGCTCGAAAGCGATTCCGTGGGGGACCAGGAGGCCGCCCAGGGGCGTCGGCTCCGATTTGCCGATCCATTTCACCTGCCCCGGCCGCGCGGCGGGACCGGCGATGGTATCCAACTCCACGGTAAGGGAAAGGGAGGGAAGAAGCGGCTGGGGCAGCAGGAGAAGCGCCCCCTTCTCGCTGAGGTCGCGGGTCTTCCCCAGCAGTTCGAGGGGGCGGCCGTCGGGGGCCTTCAGGTGGCAACGGGCGGGGAGGTAGACCGGGAACCGGGCGTGGCCCCGGCGTTGGACTGGGACCTTTTCCGCCGGGGATCCCTCCATGCTTCTCTCCGTCAACGCTGCTCCCTTCCTCGGGACGGCCTGACTAGGCTACAGCGCGCAGGAAGACCGCGCGGCCAGCAGAATCTTCCCCTTCCACCAGCAGGCGCTTCAGGCGCAGCCGATCTTCGATGGAGAAGGGGATCTCCCGCCGGCACTGGGGACACTCAACCGTCCGCCGGTTGAGGTATTGCGCCGGAAACCCCCTGATCCTAAACCCGCATCCAGGGCACCGCAGGATCTCTAGCATGCGGATCGCCCCCTTTCCTCGCCCCCATGTCCACACCCTTCCGGACAGCGGCCGGTCAGGGAGGGGCGGCATGCAAGGGATAGAGCATGGACCGTGCCAGAGGGGAGGCTTCAGGATAGCCCAGGAAGGAGCGCCAAGCGGTTCACCGGCAAGGGGTTATAAGTGCTGGGAAGGCTGCTTGGATGGTCAACGATAAGGCAGACGAACTCCGGTCACGCGTTGTCACACCGCGGCGGAAAACTGACACTGTTTGCCAGCGAGGAACCGTCGGACGGCGGTATAGATCCGAGGAAACCGGCCGTGCGTAGTGGGACCCCGGCAAGACCGCACGGGGGGCCAGGATGCTGCCCAGGGTGAAAGCGAGGCCTTCCGCGGCGATCCCGGCGGCCAGCACGGACTCCCACGGGCGGACACAAGCGGTGCGGCCCGTGTGCGGCTTTAGAGAAGCCGGCGGCGAAGGAAGGCGCTGAGGGCGTCCACAGTCGTGACGAGCGCGTAGATGGCGAGGACGAGTGTCAGGAGCTCGTGGTCCAGGAAGAGGCTGATCGCGATGTGAATCCGCTGGCCCAGCCCCCCCGCCCCCACGAAACCCATGATGGCCGCCACGCGAATGTTGACCTCCCACCGGTAAAGTGTATAGGACAGGAAGTGCGGGAGGACCTGCGGGAGGATCCCGTAGGCAAGGACCTGGAGTCGCCGGGCGCCGGTCCCCTGGAGCGCCTCGATCGGCCGGGGATCCACGTTCTCCAGAACCTCGGCGAAGAGTTTCCCCAGAACGCCCGCCGTGTGCACCCCGAGGGCGAGCACGCCCGGGAAGGGGCCCAGACCGACCATGAACACGAAGAGAATGGCCCAGACGATCTCCGGGACCGTCCGCAGGAGATTCAGGAGCCCCCTGGCGGCGCCGTAGAGGAGTAGGCGCGCGGCCCGGATGGCCGGGCCTTCCATCTCGAAGAGCAGGCCCGCGAAGGCCAGGTTGGCCGAGGCGAAGAAGACCAGGCCAAGGGCGATCAGGACCGCGAGGAGGGTTCCGAGGAAGGAGATGGCGAAGGTCTCGGCGGAGCCGATAGCCACCTCCCTGAGCAGCGCCGGCGAGAGGTCGGGAGGGAAGAGCCGCCGGGCGTAGGCGGCCATCTGAGCGAGGCCCTCCGGCCCGAGGACCGCCCCGACGTCGGCGGCCGTCCCGCGGTAACTCCAGACGAGCGCCACCCCCAGCGCCCCCCAGCCCAGCCAGGTACTAAGGGCCGCCCGGGGCGGGGCGGGGACCGCACGCGCGGTGGGGGCCTCCCAGGCCACGGCTACAGCATCCTCCGCCGCAGACGCAGGCTCAGGGCGTCCGTCGCCGCCACCATCACCACGAGAATTCCAATCAGGGTGATCACCTCCCCGAAGTTGAACATGCGCATCGAGATCTCGATCTGCTGCCCGATCCCCCCCGCCCCCACGAATCCCAGGATGGCCGAGGCCCGGATCGCGCACTCCCACCGGTAGAGGGTGTAGGAGACGAGGTGCGGGAAGGCCTGGGGGACCATCCCGTACCAGAAGACGCGCCAGCGGGATGCCCCCGTGCTCTGCAGGGCCTCGAGCGGCCGGGGGTCCACCGCCTCGAAGATCTCCGAGTACACCTTGCCCAGGACCCCGCCGTAGGCGACGCCGATGGCCAGGACGCCGGGGAAGGGGCCGAGCCCTGTGGCCCGCACGAAGACGAGCGCCCAGACCAGCTCCGGGACCGACCGGAAGAGGCTCAGGAGGGCGCGGGAGGCGCCGTACGGCAGGAAGCGGAGGAGGCGCCGGCCCGGCCGGCCGAAGAGGTCCAGCTCGTGGAGCGGGCCGGCGTGGGCCATCGAGGCGGTCGCCAGGACTCCGAGCGGGAGGCCGAGCAGGAGGGCAACTGCCGTCCCAAGCAGCGAGATCTGGACCGTCTCCAGCGCCGGCCGGACGAGGAAGAGGAGGAACTCCGGGGAGAGGGCCGGCGGGAACCCGTCCGCGAGGAAGACCAGGGCGTTCCGCAGGGCATCGCGGGAGAAGAGGGCGGTGAGATCCACCCGCGCCGCCCACCATGAAGCGGCCGTCGTCAGGCCGAAGAGGAGAAGGAAGGCCCGGGTGAAGCGGGAGGGCCTATACCCGGGGAAGGGGACGGCAGGTGGAGGCGGGATCGACGGGGGCATCGGACGTTCCCTCGGCGGAGTCGCCGGTCGGCGCGCCGCGGTAGAGGGCCGCGAGGGCCTCGTCCCGGATCGCATCCGGTGGCGCATCGAAGAGGACCTTGCCCTCCCGGAGGCCGATGATCCGGGGGAAGGTGGCCAGGGCCAGATCCACGCTGTGAAGGTTCACCACCAGCGTCCTGCCCGTTGCGGTGCTGATCTCCGTGAGCAGGCGCACGATGCTCACCGCCAGCGTGGGATCCACCGAGGAGACCGGCTCGTCCGCGAGGATGACATCCGGGTCTTGCAGGAGGACCCGAGCGATGGCCACCCGCTGCTGCTGCCCGCCCGAGAGCTCGTCGGTCCGGGCGTACAGTTTCTCCGGGATCCCGACCTGCTGGAGGGCCCGATAGGCCGCCTCGACCTCCACCGGGCGCAATAGCGAGAGGAGGGCCCTGGAGGTCGACCAGGATCCCAGGCGGCCGGCTAGCACGTTGTGGACCACCGGGAGGCGCGGGACCAGGTTGTGCTGCTGGTAGATGGTCCCGATCCGCCGCCGGGCGGCTCGCAGGGCGGCCCCGTGCAGGCGCGCCACCTCTTGGCCCGCGACCCAGAGCCGCCCGGCCGTGGGCCGGAGAGTGCAGTTGAGCAGCCGGAAGAGGGTGGTCTTCCCAGCGCCGCTCGGGCCGATGAAGGCGACCCGCTCCCCTGTGCCGATCTTCAGGTCCAGACCGTCCACGGCCCGGATGCCGCCCGGGAAGACCCTCGTGAGGTGCTCCGCCCGGTACATTGCCCTCCCCGCGCGCCCTACTTCAGGAGGCCGGCCGCCACCGCCGCCTCCTCGATCCCCTTCCAGTCCTCGTCCCGGGCCGGGACGTACCCCTTGGTCCGGTGCAGGTCCAGGAGCCGCCGGTGCTCCGGGTTGTCGTAATTGAGCTTGAGGAAGGCGCTGGCGATCCGCTCCCGGAGGCCCGGGTCCAGGTCCCCGCGGACCGTCCAGACGTAGTCCACGTAGGGGGGCGTGGTCCAGAAGACCTTGATCTTCCTCGTGTCCACCTTGCCCGTGCCGACCAGCTTCTCCCAGACCAGGAAGTTCACGGCCCCGGCATCCACCTTCCCTTGTTGCACCCAGAGCGCGGTGGCATCGTGCGCGCCGCTGAACGCGAAGGTGGCAAAGTCCCGCTCGGGGTTCAGGCCGTTTTTGAGGAGGAAGTACCGGGGCATGAGATGTCCGGAGGTCGAGGAGACACTCCCGAAGGCGAAGGACTTCCCCTTCAGGTCCGCCAGCCGCCGGATATCGCTCTCGGGGCGGGCGACGAAGACGCTCTTGAACTCCGCGTCTTCCTTGCGCATCACGATTCGGGTGGCATTGCCGGTCCGCCGGACCGCCTGGACCGAGGTGAAGCCGCCGTACCAGACCATGTCCAGCTTCTTCGCGGCAAGCCCCTCGACCGTCGCGGCATAGTCCACGACCGGGACGAACCGGACGGGGATCCCCAGCTCCCGCGAGAGATACTCCGCGAAGGGTTGATAGATCCGGAGGAGCTCCTGCGGGTTCTCGTCCGGGATCGCCGAGACCTTCAGCTCCGTGACCGTGGCGGCTGCCGCGGGGAGCGCCAGACCGAGCAGGAGGATCGCGAGCAGCAACGTTCGACGCCGCATGGAACTGCCCTCCGCATGAAGGAGACCGTTGTGTTCCGGGGCGAATGGCTCGATTTGAACGCCCGAAGCGAAAAACGGAGGCCCGAAGGACCCGACCTCCGGACCGGAGGGCACTGCGTGCTGGCGGTTAGAGTAGGCCGCCTTTGACCGATGAGTCAAATTGATTTTTCCTATGGAATTGCGAACGGCGTTCGGACGGGTGGGTCAGGCCTTCGCCTGCTCGACGAGGAACTTCCGGAAGGCCTCCCCAGCGGGGGAGCGAGAGCGGCGCCGGTGGGTGACCAGGTAGAAGTTGCGGGTGAGCCGCAGCTCCTCGACCGCCACGCTGGCCAGGACGCCTAGCTTCAACTCATCCGCGATGGCGCGGCGGGAGAGGAAGGAGAACCCCGCGCCGGCACGCACGGCCTGCCGGACCGCCTCGTTGCTCCCAAGCTCGGCGACCACGGCCCCCTCGGCCACCTCGACGCCGGCCCGGGCGAAGGCCTCCTCGGTCGCCTTGCGCGTGCCCGAGCCGGGCTCCCGCAGGATCAGCGGTCCCTTGGCCACCTCCGCCACGCTCACACGCCGCCGGGACGCCCAGGGGTGGCCCGCCGGAACCGCCAGGACGACCTCGTCCCCCGCGAAGCGGACATACTCGAGCTTTGGGTCCACGTATCGCGCCCCGACCAACCCCACCTCGTACGCCCCCTCGGCGACGGCCGCGACCACCTCCCGGGAGCTGCCGATGCGGAGGGTGAGGGCG encodes the following:
- a CDS encoding phosphonate ABC transporter ATP-binding protein, whose translation is MYRAEHLTRVFPGGIRAVDGLDLKIGTGERVAFIGPSGAGKTTLFRLLNCTLRPTAGRLWVAGQEVARLHGAALRAARRRIGTIYQQHNLVPRLPVVHNVLAGRLGSWSTSRALLSLLRPVEVEAAYRALQQVGIPEKLYARTDELSGGQQQRVAIARVLLQDPDVILADEPVSSVDPTLAVSIVRLLTEISTATGRTLVVNLHSVDLALATFPRIIGLREGKVLFDAPPDAIRDEALAALYRGAPTGDSAEGTSDAPVDPASTCRPLPRV
- a CDS encoding PilZ domain-containing protein; translated protein: MEGSPAEKVPVQRRGHARFPVYLPARCHLKAPDGRPLELLGKTRDLSEKGALLLLPQPLLPSLSLTVELDTIAGPAARPGQVKWIGKSEPTPLGGLLVPHGIAFERALERAFVEAVLVQGRPPDPRVPIEVRVDYDTVLSGRSVNLSQSGIFVRTAEPLTVNRLLALRFRLPGLGEEFQVRGKVVWSNPRPGRSYPQGMGIQFLDLPPALTEEFAGFVAEMRRELGLDRVSDLFGRPVEEENGHEPASL
- the phnE gene encoding phosphonate ABC transporter, permease protein PhnE, with amino-acid sequence MAWEAPTARAVPAPPRAALSTWLGWGALGVALVWSYRGTAADVGAVLGPEGLAQMAAYARRLFPPDLSPALLREVAIGSAETFAISFLGTLLAVLIALGLVFFASANLAFAGLLFEMEGPAIRAARLLLYGAARGLLNLLRTVPEIVWAILFVFMVGLGPFPGVLALGVHTAGVLGKLFAEVLENVDPRPIEALQGTGARRLQVLAYGILPQVLPHFLSYTLYRWEVNIRVAAIMGFVGAGGLGQRIHIAISLFLDHELLTLVLAIYALVTTVDALSAFLRRRLL
- a CDS encoding PilZ domain-containing protein, producing MAGGPEKPKAQRFPLVLRVAWRPKTGVGTEPPRAQVGETADVSEHGLCLKLPVCLDRGSLLEVAVRTPEDTIRLSGKVVWSRQEASAPFAHGMVVAPETPKDRLAWELLLFEQTRGAQERPARLGVAFPLSCQTVAGALEATARNVSPGGVCLLLPRVLAEGEELVLLVPQPSGLLEVNGRVAWAEEEPDEAGLTAHGIAFVNPTTAQTAMDALLEAHRRAAPAT
- the phnE gene encoding phosphonate ABC transporter, permease protein PhnE; the encoded protein is MPPSIPPPPAVPFPGYRPSRFTRAFLLLFGLTTAASWWAARVDLTALFSRDALRNALVFLADGFPPALSPEFLLFLVRPALETVQISLLGTAVALLLGLPLGVLATASMAHAGPLHELDLFGRPGRRLLRFLPYGASRALLSLFRSVPELVWALVFVRATGLGPFPGVLAIGVAYGGVLGKVYSEIFEAVDPRPLEALQSTGASRWRVFWYGMVPQAFPHLVSYTLYRWECAIRASAILGFVGAGGIGQQIEISMRMFNFGEVITLIGILVVMVAATDALSLRLRRRML
- a CDS encoding response regulator yields the protein MAVLAAVAGVAALAVAGVVLWQFEKSWRADALDQHRRGHGLGVEIVREHIHGRRVLIQTLSETPFIRDAASRRDWRGLQARVRAIHETTGEFATVFVVDAAGILRAHSTEPGLFGQDFSGRDYFQAGRWSAGPYLSAPYLGNATRQPTVAIVAPIRDEGGRLHGLLGGALTLENLSTVLGQRLPEGSRTFLVAPPNLILTHPDRSRILQPAERSSPAADRALAGQSGEVEWVDGEGTGRLSMYAPVPETPWGLIHSLSLAEIDAPIRMGARGAMAAGGFLLLLAVGVGAALGRLTVRPILHLEAVARRLGAGDLSARAGLTRRDEIGRLGQAFDTMAESLAATQAALAARVADLDRRTRELTILQQLDQGMLAGAPPEETIRHALQAFASLAEARGSGLVRSEKESGRLFPVASHVPDPEASKAYYETTQPRVGEGAAGQAIATGRPAAFPDVAGAPLGRMREAYLARGIRAILAVPVPLGPGERGALTVTYSGVRPFSPEEIARLQGLGNQVAMVVQTARLKEEAAERWRLEEAQRVKNLFLANMSHELRTPLNAVIGFSSLLEEGLHGPLTEKQRRYLGHIHASGKHLLALINDILDLSKVEAGKIVLDPQTLPLEEILEGAVTVVRTMAVKKDLALTLDAPADLPPLRADPLRLKQILFNLLSNAVKFTPEKGSVTIRASQPEAGWIEVAVADTGAGIAADELPRLFREFVQVSSAEGRKHEGAGLGLALSKRLVELHGGTIRAESPGRGRGSTFTVRLPIVGPAEPAAVEPAFPSLARPEPAVPPLVLVVEDEPEVARAFEGCLADAGYRVLLARDGEEAVHLAGVHRPDVITLDLLLPGQDGWEVMATLKQDPATRGIPVVVVSVVPKTKAGFAAGAVEYLEKPVNRAALLGAVSRYAVPKAGQAPPRVLVVDDDPMVLEMLEDSLGRAGYAVQTASEGESGLTQVRREVPDLMVLDLLMPGLSGFDVLQRIREDRRTADLPVIVYTAAQLTASDRERLNAQMASLVQKSGPIDASLLQEVARHAPPPPSRPA
- a CDS encoding selenium metabolism-associated LysR family transcriptional regulator, whose translation is MDVRALEVFCRIVELRSFSRAAAAVSLSQPTVSGHIKNLEDEVGMRLLDRLGKEVRPTRAGDVLYGYATEILRLRASAMQALDEHKGRLRGSLTIGGSNIPGEYILPALLATFKARYPEIALTLRIGSSREVVAAVAEGAYEVGLVGARYVDPKLEYVRFAGDEVVLAVPAGHPWASRRRVSVAEVAKGPLILREPGSGTRKATEEAFARAGVEVAEGAVVAELGSNEAVRQAVRAGAGFSFLSRRAIADELKLGVLASVAVEELRLTRNFYLVTHRRRSRSPAGEAFRKFLVEQAKA
- a CDS encoding putative selenate ABC transporter substrate-binding protein; the encoded protein is MRRRTLLLAILLLGLALPAAAATVTELKVSAIPDENPQELLRIYQPFAEYLSRELGIPVRFVPVVDYAATVEGLAAKKLDMVWYGGFTSVQAVRRTGNATRIVMRKEDAEFKSVFVARPESDIRRLADLKGKSFAFGSVSSTSGHLMPRYFLLKNGLNPERDFATFAFSGAHDATALWVQQGKVDAGAVNFLVWEKLVGTGKVDTRKIKVFWTTPPYVDYVWTVRGDLDPGLRERIASAFLKLNYDNPEHRRLLDLHRTKGYVPARDEDWKGIEEAAVAAGLLK